DNA from Pseudocitrobacter corydidari:
CCCAGCCCGTTTTCCACTAAAAACAGCGGCTTCTGGTAACGGTCGTACATCATGTTCATGGTGATGCGCAGCCCCAGAGGGTCGATGCCCCAGCCCCATTCGCTGGCCTGGATGTGCGGGTTTTTCAGCGATTTCACAATGTTTGCCGCGTTGGTGTTATTGGCGTTCATGCCGGCAGACGCGCAGCGAGACGCGTAGTAGCTGAACGACACGAAATCGACGGTATTTTTCAGGATCTCGTCATCGCCCTCGGCTTTCTCAATCACCACGCCTTTTTCGCGGAATACGCGGGCGGAGTAAGAGGGATACGCGCCACGCGCCTGTACATCGATAAAGAACAGGTTTTCGCGGTCTTTCTCCAGCGCCATCCACACATCTTCCGGCTTGCAGGAGTATGGGTAGAAATTGCCGCCCGCCAGCATGCAGCCAACCTGGTTTTGCGGGTTAACCTCGTGGGCGATTTTGGTTGCCAGCGCGCTGGCGATAAGCTCATGGTGCGCCGCCTGGTACTTCACCTGATCCTGATTCTCACCGTCTTCAAACACCAGCCCGGCACCGGAGAAGGGGCTGTGCAGCATAATGTTGATTTCATTGAAGGTGAGCCAGTATTTCACCAGCCCGTCAAACGCTTCAAAGCAGGTGCGCGCGTAGCGAGTGAAGAACTCGACCATTTTGCGGTTGCGCCAGGAGCCGTACTCCACCACCAGATGCATTGGCACATCGAAGTGGCATAACGTGACCAGCGGTTCGATGCCGTACTTTTTGCACTCTTCAAATACCGCGCGGTAAAACGCAATGCCTTCTGCGTTCGGCGTCAGCTCATCGCCGTTCGGGTAGAGTCGTGCCCAGGCAATGGAGGTGCGGAATACGGTGAAGCCCATTTCCGCCATCAGGGCGATATCTTCTTTGTAACGATGATAAAAATCGGTCGCCTGATGGCTAGGGTAAAACTCATCGTCACGCAGGCTAAAGCGTTTTTCCAGGCCCAGCTTAACCGGCAGGCGATTTGCGCCATGCGGGATCATATCGACCGTGGTCAGGCCTTTACCGCCTTCAAGATAAGCGCCTTCGCACTGGTTGGCGGCCAGTGCGCCGCCCCATAAAAATCCTTCTGGAAATGTCGACATGCGTTTCCTCATTAAATGTTTTGTTATTCAAACAGTTGCTGGCGCTGCGGCCTGACGCGTGCGGGCATCGGCGGCGGCCTCTTCGACCGGGATATCTTCAAAGCCCAGGATCAGCGTCAAAATAAAGGAGAGCACCACCGCCAGCGCCATCACGCCAAAGACCCACACAATGGTCATCGGATTCGCGGGGTCAAAGAACTGCACGCTGGTGAACAGGCCGGGTGCCGCCATCGAGTGGCTGGCAAGCCCGGCAATACCTGCAACGGCACCGCAGATAAAGCCGCTGATCAGGCTGGCGATTAACGGACGCTTCAGCCGGACCGCCACGCCGTACAGCGCCGGTTCAGAGATGCCCGCCAGAATGGCTGAAGCCGCCGCAGCCAGCGCCGTCTGGCGCAGTTCCGGGTTTTTGGTTTTCCACGCCACCGCCAGCGATGAGCCGCCCAGCGAAAGGTTCGCACCGATTTCTGACGGCATCACCATGCCCTCTTTGCCCGTTTCAGCGATGGTTTGAATAATGGTGGGCGTAAAGACGCGGTGCATCCCGGTCATCACCAGCAGCGGCCACAGCGCGCCCATAATGGCGACCGACAGCCAGCCGAGATAGCCGTGAATGGTGTACACCAGTGCAGAGATACCGCTGCCGATCCAGATACCAATCGGGCCGATAAGCAGGATCGCCAGCGGGGCGGCAATCAGTACAATCAGCATTGGTTTGAGGAAGTTTTTCGTTACCGCAGGCGTAATGCGATCCACCCAGCGTTCGATGTACGACAGGCACCAGGTCATCACCAGCGCCGGAATAACCGTATAGGTATATTTCACCGCCGTGACCGGCACGAAGGCGAATTCCACATGCTCGCCCTGTGCGGCTTTCGCCATCAGTTCGATAAAGCTTGGGTGCACCAGCACGCCTGCAATGGCGATGGCCAGCGACATGTTGGTTTTGAATTTCACGGCGGCAGAGGCGGCGACCATCAGCGGCAGGAAGAAGAATGCCCCGTCGCCAATCACCGTCAGGATAGTCAACGTCGGTGCGCCTTTGGTGAGCACGCCGGACATTTCGAGGATCATCGCCAGCAGCTTGACCATCGATCCGCCGATTATCGCTGGGATCAACGGCGACATGGTGCCGATCAGCGCATCAAGGATCCCCGCGCCGATGCGCTTCAGCGTTATCTTCGGTTTCCCCTGCGGTACGGCAGGCTGCATATTCTCCGGCAGCAAACTCACCACTTCCCGGTACGCCTGGGAAACGGTGTTGCCGATGATCACCTGGCACTGGTTATCGCTGCGCACCACGCCGAGCACGCCGCTCAGGCTTTTCAGCGCAGGGCTATCGACCAGGGAATCGTCTTTCAACACGAAGCGCAGACGCGTCATGCAGTGGGTCACCGCGGAAATGTTGTTGACGCCGCCCAGTAAATCGACGATCGACTTTGCCAGCGCCGCATAGTTTTTGGACATCGGAATCTATCCTGTTTTTATCTGTAGGGTACTCATCGCCAGGCGATGAAACGTTGCATAGGAAACCGGTTCCACAAAATCATGATGAGTTTCATGACCACTAACAAGAGATTAAAAAATCATTTTTTAAATTTGTGACATTGATCGCTATGCATGGCAAATGCTGAAAAAGGGCGGTGGCTGAAGTACACTGCTGCCCATCATTTTTGACGAGGGAAGCGAAATGGCGACGATGCTGGAGGTGGCAAAGCTGGCTGGCGTGTCGAAAGCGACGGTCTCACGCGTGCTGACCGGCAACGGCTACGTGGGTCAGGAGACCAAAGACCGGGTCTGGCAGGCGATTGAAGAGAGCGGCTATCGGCCTAATCTGCTGGCGCGCAATCTGGCGACCAAACGCACGCAAACGCTGGGGCTGGTGGTCACCAACACCCTGTATCACGGTGTCTATTTCAGCGAGCTGCTGTTTCACGCCGCGCGGATGACGGAAAACCAGGGCCGCCAGTTGATCCTCGCCGACGGTAAACACAGCGCGGAAGAGGAGCGGGCGGCGATTCAGTATCTGCTCGATATGCGCTGCGACGGCATCATCATCTACCCGCGTTTTCTCAGCGTTGACGAAATCGACGAGCTGATTCAGCAGCATGAACAGCCGGTGCTGGTGCTCAACCGTCGCCTGCGCCGTAACCTCAGCCACTGTGTGTACTGCGACCAGGCGCGTACCAGCCAGAATGCGGTGGAGAAGCTGATTGCACAGGGGCATCGCGATATCGCATTTATCACCGGTTCGCTTGATTCGCCAACCGGCATTGAACGCTTGTCAGGCTACAAAGCTGCTTTAGCTGAACACAATATTCCACTTCATGATGCGCTGATTGTCGAAGGGAAATGGACGCCAGCGACGGGTCTGGCGGGTGTCGATACGCTGCTAGCGCGCGGCGTTAGCTTTAGCGCGCTGGTCGCCAGCAACGATGACATGGCTATCGGGGCGATGAAACAACTTCAGTCGCGCGGCCTGCGCGTACCGGAGCAGGTCTCTGTTGTGGGTTTTGATGATATCGCCCTGGCGCCGTACATGCTGCCATCGCTCTCCAGCGTTAAAATCCCAGTGACAGAGATGATTCAGGAGATTATCCATCGTCTGATTTTCATGCTCGATGGTGGCGAGTTCAAACCACAACCTTCCTTCCTCGGCGAGCTTATCGCACGCGATTCCCTCGGCACAGGCCCGCAGGGGTAATCTCGTCACCTGTCATCGTCACTCGTGACGATGACAGGGTTAGACACAGCGCTTCAAATAAAAAATCCTTAATAAACAGCGTAATAAAAGTTGGCGCGAATAATGCATTCTCCGGCTCATTCATTGTCATTGCTGGAGAATTTGATGAACCGTTTCATCATTGCAGATGCGAGTAAATGTATAGGCTGCCGGACATGCGAAGTGGCATGCGTGGTTAGCCACCAGGCCGAACAGGATTGCGCCGCGCTGACGCCGGAATCTTTCCTGCCGCGAATTCATGTGATTAAAGGCGTGAACGTCTCTACCGCGACCGCGTGCCGCCAGTGCGAAGACGCGCCGTGCGCTAACGTCTGCCCGAACGGCGCAATTCGCCGCGAAAAAGGCTTTGTGCATGTGATGCAGGAACGCTGCATCGGCTGCAAAACCTGCGTCGTAGCCTGCCCGTATGGCGCGATGGAAGTGGTCGTGCGCCCGGTTGTACGCAACAGCGGCGCGGGCCTCAACGTGCGTGCCGAAAAAGCCGAAGCCAACAAATGCGACCTTTGCTTCCACCGCGAGCAAGGCCCGGCCTGTATGGAAGCCTGCCCGACGCACGCTATTTTCTGCGTCGATCGCGACAAGCTTGAGCAAATCAGCGCCGAAAAACGTCGTCGCGCTGCGCTCGATACGTCGATTTCCCTGTCGTTTTAATGATCCTCCGTTTCACTTTTAACAGGTCTGTTACTGATGAAAAAAATTACAAGTGTTTGTCCGTATTGTGGTGCTGGCTGCAAACTGAAGCTGGTTGTCGATAACAATAAAATCATCCGCGCGGAAGCGGCCGATGGGAAAACTAACCAGCATGAACTGTGCCTGAAAGGCTATTACGGCTGGGATTTCCTGAACGACACCAAACTGCTGACGCCGCGCCTGACGCAGCCGATGATCCGCTATGAAAAAGGCGGCAAGCTGACGCCAGTGAGCTGGGATGAAGCCATCAGCTATACGGCAAAACGCTTAGGCGAGATCAAAGCGAAATTCGGTCCGCGCGCCATTATGACCACCGGGTCATCGCGCGGTACCGGGAATGAAACCAACTATGTGATGCAAAAATTTGCGCGCGGCGTGCTGAATACCAATAACGTCGACTGCTGCGCGCGCGTCTGCCACGGGCCTTCCGTCGCAGGCTTGCAGGAAGCGCTCGGCAACGGCGCGATGAGTAACTCCATCGAAGACATTGAAAACTCAAGCTGTCTGCTGGTCTTTGGCTACAACTGCGCCGATTCGCACCCTATCGTGGCGCGTCGCGTAATCAAAGCCAAAGAGAAAGGCGCGAAAATTATCGTCTGCGACCCGCGTCGCATTGAAACCGCGCGTATCGCCGATCAACATCTGCAAATTAAAAACGGCTGCAACATGGCGCTGGTGAATGCGTTTTCCCATGTGCTGCTGGAAGAAAATCTCTACGACAAAGAATACGTTGCGCGCTACACCACCGGTATCGACGAGCTGCGTGAAATCGTGAAAGATTATGCGCCGGAAGCGGTAGAAGCCCTGACTGGCGTGACCGCACAACAGATTCGTCAGGCGATGCGCACCTACGCGGCGGCGCCGAGCGCCACCATTATGTGGGGCATGGGCGTGACGCAGTTTGGTCAGGCCGTGGATGTGGTGAAGGGGTTGGCAACGCTTGCGCTGCTCACCGGCAATCTGGGTCGTGAACATGTTGGCGTCGGCCCGGTGCGGGGTCAGAACAATGTGCAGGGCGCGTGCGATATGGGCGTGATCCCCAACCAGTTCCCTGGTTATCAGGACGTGGTGGATGCCGACGTGCGGGCGAAATTCGCCAAAGCCTGGGGTATTGACGCCAGCCTGATGGACGACAAAGTGGGCGTGCGCATTACTGAAGTGCCGCATCTGGCGCTGGAAGGGAAGGTGAAAGCCTACTACATCATGGGTGAAGATCCGCTGCAAACCGAGGCCGACTTAGGCCTGGTGCGCAAAGGGTTTGAAGCGCTCGACTTCGTGGTGGTGCAGGACATCTTTATGACCAAAACCGCCGAGCAGGCCGATGTGCTGCTGCCCGCCACCTCCTGGGGCGAACACGGTGGCGTCTTCACCTGTGCCGACCGTGGTTTCCAGCGTTTCGAAAAAGCCATCGAACCAAAATACAACGTCAAACGCGACTGGGAAATTATCAGCCTGATTGCCCAGAAAATGGGCTATCCGATGCATTATGATAATAACCAGCAAATCTGGGACGAAATGCGTGAGCTTTGCCCGCTCTTCTATGGCGTGACTTACGATAAAATGGGCGACATGGGGCACGTACAGTGGCCATGCCCGACGCTCGATCATCCCGGCACGCCGTATCTTTACGCAGGCAATCAGTTTGATACCCCGGATGGCAAAGGCCATCTGTTCGCCGCACCGTGGCGTGCGCCCGCCGAACGCCCGGATGATAAATATCCGCTGGTGCTGTGCACCGTGCGCGAAGTGGGGCACTACTCCTGCCGCTCGATGACCGGTAACTGCGCGGCGCTGCAATCGCTGGCCGACGAACCGGGATTTGTGCAGATTAACCCGCAGGATGCACAGAAACTGGGCGTGAAAGACAAACAGCTGGTGTGGGTGGCGTCGCGTCGCGGTAAAGTGATCACGCGTGCCAACGTCAACGAGCGTATCAATCACGGCAGCGTCTATATGACCTACCAGTGGTGGATTGGCGCC
Protein-coding regions in this window:
- a CDS encoding LacI family DNA-binding transcriptional regulator, whose amino-acid sequence is MATMLEVAKLAGVSKATVSRVLTGNGYVGQETKDRVWQAIEESGYRPNLLARNLATKRTQTLGLVVTNTLYHGVYFSELLFHAARMTENQGRQLILADGKHSAEEERAAIQYLLDMRCDGIIIYPRFLSVDEIDELIQQHEQPVLVLNRRLRRNLSHCVYCDQARTSQNAVEKLIAQGHRDIAFITGSLDSPTGIERLSGYKAALAEHNIPLHDALIVEGKWTPATGLAGVDTLLARGVSFSALVASNDDMAIGAMKQLQSRGLRVPEQVSVVGFDDIALAPYMLPSLSSVKIPVTEMIQEIIHRLIFMLDGGEFKPQPSFLGELIARDSLGTGPQG
- a CDS encoding 6-phospho-beta-glucosidase; amino-acid sequence: MSTFPEGFLWGGALAANQCEGAYLEGGKGLTTVDMIPHGANRLPVKLGLEKRFSLRDDEFYPSHQATDFYHRYKEDIALMAEMGFTVFRTSIAWARLYPNGDELTPNAEGIAFYRAVFEECKKYGIEPLVTLCHFDVPMHLVVEYGSWRNRKMVEFFTRYARTCFEAFDGLVKYWLTFNEINIMLHSPFSGAGLVFEDGENQDQVKYQAAHHELIASALATKIAHEVNPQNQVGCMLAGGNFYPYSCKPEDVWMALEKDRENLFFIDVQARGAYPSYSARVFREKGVVIEKAEGDDEILKNTVDFVSFSYYASRCASAGMNANNTNAANIVKSLKNPHIQASEWGWGIDPLGLRITMNMMYDRYQKPLFLVENGLGAKDEVNAQGEINDDYRISYLREHIRAMGEAIGDGIPVIGYTSWGCIDLVAASTGEMSKRYGFVYVDRDDAGNGTLARTRKKSFWWYKKVIASNGEDLG
- the ascF gene encoding PTS cellobiose/arbutin/salicin transporter subunit IIBC — encoded protein: MSKNYAALAKSIVDLLGGVNNISAVTHCMTRLRFVLKDDSLVDSPALKSLSGVLGVVRSDNQCQVIIGNTVSQAYREVVSLLPENMQPAVPQGKPKITLKRIGAGILDALIGTMSPLIPAIIGGSMVKLLAMILEMSGVLTKGAPTLTILTVIGDGAFFFLPLMVAASAAVKFKTNMSLAIAIAGVLVHPSFIELMAKAAQGEHVEFAFVPVTAVKYTYTVIPALVMTWCLSYIERWVDRITPAVTKNFLKPMLIVLIAAPLAILLIGPIGIWIGSGISALVYTIHGYLGWLSVAIMGALWPLLVMTGMHRVFTPTIIQTIAETGKEGMVMPSEIGANLSLGGSSLAVAWKTKNPELRQTALAAAASAILAGISEPALYGVAVRLKRPLIASLISGFICGAVAGIAGLASHSMAAPGLFTSVQFFDPANPMTIVWVFGVMALAVVLSFILTLILGFEDIPVEEAAADARTRQAAAPATV
- the fdhF gene encoding formate dehydrogenase subunit alpha gives rise to the protein MKKITSVCPYCGAGCKLKLVVDNNKIIRAEAADGKTNQHELCLKGYYGWDFLNDTKLLTPRLTQPMIRYEKGGKLTPVSWDEAISYTAKRLGEIKAKFGPRAIMTTGSSRGTGNETNYVMQKFARGVLNTNNVDCCARVCHGPSVAGLQEALGNGAMSNSIEDIENSSCLLVFGYNCADSHPIVARRVIKAKEKGAKIIVCDPRRIETARIADQHLQIKNGCNMALVNAFSHVLLEENLYDKEYVARYTTGIDELREIVKDYAPEAVEALTGVTAQQIRQAMRTYAAAPSATIMWGMGVTQFGQAVDVVKGLATLALLTGNLGREHVGVGPVRGQNNVQGACDMGVIPNQFPGYQDVVDADVRAKFAKAWGIDASLMDDKVGVRITEVPHLALEGKVKAYYIMGEDPLQTEADLGLVRKGFEALDFVVVQDIFMTKTAEQADVLLPATSWGEHGGVFTCADRGFQRFEKAIEPKYNVKRDWEIISLIAQKMGYPMHYDNNQQIWDEMRELCPLFYGVTYDKMGDMGHVQWPCPTLDHPGTPYLYAGNQFDTPDGKGHLFAAPWRAPAERPDDKYPLVLCTVREVGHYSCRSMTGNCAALQSLADEPGFVQINPQDAQKLGVKDKQLVWVASRRGKVITRANVNERINHGSVYMTYQWWIGACNELTQDNLDPISKTPETKYCAVNISAIEDQNWAENYALESYQSMKSRLREAVAG
- the hydN gene encoding electron transport protein HydN, whose product is MNRFIIADASKCIGCRTCEVACVVSHQAEQDCAALTPESFLPRIHVIKGVNVSTATACRQCEDAPCANVCPNGAIRREKGFVHVMQERCIGCKTCVVACPYGAMEVVVRPVVRNSGAGLNVRAEKAEANKCDLCFHREQGPACMEACPTHAIFCVDRDKLEQISAEKRRRAALDTSISLSF